The Argentina anserina chromosome 3, drPotAnse1.1, whole genome shotgun sequence genome includes a region encoding these proteins:
- the LOC126787778 gene encoding DAG protein, chloroplastic, producing MAMAPSLCLTPKTLIPTTPRLSLLHVQPSISSLGFTSAAAAPPLTRSVSSKLTVRAVSDSEYSSRRSSNNEQRETIMLPGCDYNHWLIVMEFPKDPAPTREQMIETYLNTLATVLGSMEEAKKNMYAFSTTTYTGFQCTVSEDTSEKFKGLPGVLWVLPDSYIDVKNKDYGGDKYVNGEIIPGNYPVYQPKKRRETKFESRRYERRRDGPPPERTRPKQEATPSESASG from the exons ATGGCAATGGCGCCGAGCCTCTGTCTCACACCCAAAACCCTAATACCAACCACCCCAAGGCTCTCCCTACTTCACGTCCAGCCCTCCATCTCCTCCCTCGGATTCACCTCCGCCGCCGCGGCTCCCCCTCTGACTCGCTCTGTATCGTCGAAGCTCACCGTTCGAGCTGTGAGCGACAGCGAGTACTCGTCGAGAAGGAGCAGCAATAATGAGCAGAGGGAGACGATAATGTTACCAGGCTGTGACTATAACCACTGGCTTATAGTCATGGAGTTCCCCAAAGACCCAGCGCCTACTAGAGAGCAAATGATTGAGACTTACCTCAACACCCTCGCTACTGTTCTCGGAAG TATGGAAGAAGCTAAGAAGAATATGTATGCTTTTAGCACCACCACCTACACTGGATTCCAGTGTACTGTATCAGAAGACACATCTGAAAAATTTAAAG GGTTGCCTGGTGTCCTCTGGGTGTTGCCAGATTCGTATATAGATGTTAAAAATAAGGACTATGGAG GTGATAAATATGTTAATGGAGAGATAATTCCTGGTAACTACCCTGTTTATCAACCAAAGAAACGAAGAGAAACAAAGTTTGAGAGCAGAAGATATGAAAGACGAAGAGATGGACCTCCTCCAGAGCGAACACGGCCAAAACAAGAAGCTACTCCATCAGAATCAGCATCTGGTTGA